A genome region from Glutamicibacter arilaitensis Re117 includes the following:
- a CDS encoding VanZ family protein — translation MQTMFWPATIAILGGALFLGAAGIFLLAVQYRRHGRLSWRRTITTSMAAVYGFGLFSYTMLPLPETRDAYCRPGVAIPQLVPGRFLDDFKATIVERGLTGFATSFTLWQVLFNIILFMPLGILAVRWLRSNIFTGLILGFAASLAIELTQYTGIWGLYTCAYRVADVDDLIVNTTGALMGAIIAYLPIFKFLSGPVEADAATAPARAVTRSRRILANIFDAAITTGVLFGVTGAVELLERLGGPVLDAQWKNFWIPLIVVAFTFWLPSLAPGRASLGQRCAWLMLTDGQGNPASASRALLRSLLGFGGINFLFHISTNLGEITAYPLLNMLLVIYIALSAFYFIFEANHRGLAGKISSTGFIDRRAL, via the coding sequence ATGCAAACGATGTTCTGGCCCGCAACTATCGCCATCCTCGGTGGTGCGCTGTTCTTGGGTGCTGCCGGCATCTTCCTGCTTGCAGTCCAGTACCGGCGCCACGGCCGGTTGTCATGGCGCCGGACGATCACTACGTCGATGGCCGCTGTGTACGGGTTCGGCCTGTTCAGCTACACCATGCTGCCGCTGCCTGAAACCCGCGACGCCTATTGCCGTCCGGGCGTGGCCATCCCGCAGCTGGTCCCGGGCCGGTTCCTCGATGATTTCAAGGCGACGATCGTCGAACGCGGGCTAACTGGCTTTGCCACCAGCTTCACGCTCTGGCAGGTGCTGTTCAACATCATCTTGTTCATGCCGCTGGGAATTCTGGCGGTGCGCTGGCTTCGCTCAAACATCTTCACCGGGCTGATCCTGGGCTTCGCAGCCTCATTGGCTATCGAGCTGACCCAGTACACCGGCATCTGGGGTCTGTACACCTGCGCCTACCGCGTGGCTGATGTCGATGATTTGATCGTGAACACCACCGGTGCGCTGATGGGCGCCATCATCGCCTACCTGCCAATCTTCAAGTTCCTCTCCGGCCCGGTCGAAGCAGACGCTGCAACGGCTCCGGCACGTGCGGTCACCCGTTCGCGGCGGATCCTGGCTAACATCTTCGACGCGGCAATCACCACCGGAGTGCTCTTCGGCGTGACCGGCGCCGTGGAATTGCTTGAACGCCTGGGTGGCCCGGTGCTTGATGCACAGTGGAAGAACTTCTGGATCCCGCTGATCGTGGTCGCGTTCACCTTCTGGTTGCCTTCCCTGGCTCCAGGGCGAGCCAGCTTGGGCCAACGCTGCGCGTGGCTGATGCTCACCGATGGGCAAGGGAATCCGGCAAGTGCCAGCCGGGCTCTGCTGCGCAGCCTGCTCGGGTTCGGAGGAATCAACTTCCTTTTCCACATTTCAACCAATTTGGGCGAAATTACCGCCTACCCGCTATTGAACATGCTGCTTGTGATCTATATCGCGCTGAGCGCTTTCTACTTCATCTTCGAGGCCAATCACCGCGGGCTTGCCGGAAAAATCAGCTCCACCGGTTTCATTGACCGCCGAGCCCTTTGA
- the mptB gene encoding polyprenol phosphomannose-dependent alpha 1,6 mannosyltransferase MptB, producing the protein MEVQERKLEANRLSLRSLAWQGFSASALVTIASWGVGWFPRNQLSPLARTGFFIEFRTDAIGVISCIVLMALGIVWLTRCWILARPWVQTAGEITGRQLARILAMWSAPLMLSFPILSRDVYSYLAQGRMLHADKSPYAEGISALPGWFDGGSDGLWAQSPSPYGPFFLVMARIIFFASNGIPEVGVGLLRIIAALGVWGCYHFTAKLAQKMGQSADWANWAIVGNPLFLLTMIGGVHNDALMIAGVFSAFAYAYDRRPIAATMALAIAVSVKPIVLLALPFIGLILLGKNPTMRQRWKIWAKVAAMSLTWLLLIGAVTNLWFGWLLAMFTAGDAAFPYAPVGLIGWLVSNLAGALGGDISLVNSIVVGIFQVIALIIIARLALAKDISNPVRLAAWALSAAVLLAPIIQPWYILWLMALFAISHRVSWGSEKLMIHVSSVILVAVFVDQLSIEQWHSAWIMKSLAGVLALGLFIGLFTADRKTRHVLRGPKA; encoded by the coding sequence GTGGAAGTGCAAGAGCGAAAGCTCGAAGCCAACCGCCTGAGCCTGCGCTCCTTGGCATGGCAAGGTTTCAGCGCTTCGGCGCTGGTCACCATTGCCTCCTGGGGTGTCGGGTGGTTCCCGCGCAACCAGCTTTCCCCACTGGCACGCACCGGGTTCTTCATCGAATTCCGCACCGATGCGATCGGCGTGATCAGCTGCATCGTGTTGATGGCACTGGGCATTGTCTGGCTGACCCGATGCTGGATTCTGGCCCGCCCCTGGGTGCAAACCGCCGGGGAGATCACCGGCCGCCAGCTAGCCAGGATCCTTGCCATGTGGTCCGCACCGCTGATGCTCAGCTTCCCGATCCTCAGCCGTGACGTCTACTCCTATCTGGCCCAGGGCCGGATGCTGCATGCGGACAAGTCGCCCTATGCTGAAGGCATCTCCGCGCTGCCGGGCTGGTTCGACGGTGGATCCGATGGCCTGTGGGCGCAATCGCCTTCGCCCTACGGACCGTTCTTCCTGGTGATGGCCCGCATCATCTTCTTCGCCTCGAACGGCATTCCCGAGGTCGGGGTGGGACTGCTGCGCATCATCGCGGCACTGGGAGTCTGGGGATGCTATCACTTCACAGCCAAACTGGCCCAGAAGATGGGACAGAGCGCCGATTGGGCCAACTGGGCCATCGTGGGCAACCCGCTGTTTTTGCTGACCATGATCGGCGGCGTGCACAACGACGCGCTGATGATTGCCGGTGTTTTCAGCGCCTTCGCCTACGCCTATGATCGCCGGCCGATAGCGGCCACGATGGCACTGGCCATTGCTGTCTCGGTGAAGCCGATCGTGCTGCTGGCCCTGCCGTTCATCGGGTTGATCTTGCTGGGCAAGAACCCGACCATGCGCCAACGCTGGAAAATCTGGGCCAAGGTAGCGGCCATGTCCCTGACCTGGCTGCTGCTGATCGGGGCAGTCACCAACCTCTGGTTCGGCTGGCTGCTTGCAATGTTCACCGCCGGGGATGCGGCCTTCCCGTATGCGCCGGTGGGGCTGATCGGCTGGCTGGTGAGCAACCTTGCCGGAGCGCTGGGCGGAGATATCTCGCTGGTCAACTCCATCGTGGTGGGCATCTTCCAGGTCATTGCGCTGATCATCATCGCGCGCTTGGCGCTGGCAAAGGACATCTCCAACCCGGTACGCCTGGCAGCTTGGGCGCTGTCGGCCGCAGTGCTGCTGGCGCCGATCATCCAGCCTTGGTACATTCTGTGGCTGATGGCCCTGTTCGCCATTTCGCACAGGGTCTCCTGGGGATCGGAAAAGCTGATGATCCATGTCTCCAGCGTGATCCTGGTAGCCGTGTTCGTGGACCAACTGTCCATTGAGCAGTGGCATTCGGCCTGGATCATGAAATCGCTGGCCGGGGTGCTGGCCCTGGGGCTGTTCATCGGCCTATTCACCGCGGATCGCAAAACCAGGCATGTGCTGCGCGGACCTAAAGCATAG
- a CDS encoding DUF2637 domain-containing protein, translating into MEDKKPEIPAEPHRAVLGTAVGATVLIAVGAFVLSFAALTDLAERSGISPRLAWIWPIIIDGMIVAATVAIVALNGFNRKAMIYPWSLLFFGAIVSTAANSTHAILTVDSIENGVPPLVSALVAAMPPIVLLAITHLTVHMYQKKSEAAKLRAELEYDEAQENAEKYGVAYDDGYNAALTDTKTAEDERLSQLEQEHQDALARARAEGIAAGRSDSKVTPIKSSAQPAPAKPAKAATAQPGEDKAPLFDDMAKRLSRP; encoded by the coding sequence ATGGAAGATAAGAAACCAGAGATCCCGGCCGAACCGCATCGCGCCGTACTAGGCACGGCCGTTGGCGCGACGGTCCTCATTGCCGTGGGCGCATTCGTGCTCTCCTTCGCTGCCCTGACCGACTTGGCAGAACGCTCGGGCATCAGCCCGCGCCTGGCATGGATCTGGCCGATCATCATTGACGGCATGATCGTGGCAGCCACCGTGGCCATCGTGGCCCTGAACGGCTTCAACCGCAAGGCCATGATCTACCCATGGTCGCTGCTGTTCTTCGGCGCGATCGTATCCACCGCGGCGAACTCCACCCACGCAATCCTGACCGTGGACTCCATTGAGAATGGCGTCCCGCCACTGGTTTCGGCGCTGGTGGCCGCAATGCCGCCAATCGTCTTGCTGGCAATTACCCACTTGACCGTGCACATGTACCAGAAGAAGTCCGAGGCTGCGAAGTTGCGCGCTGAACTGGAATATGACGAAGCGCAGGAAAACGCCGAGAAATACGGTGTTGCCTACGACGATGGCTACAACGCGGCCCTGACCGACACCAAGACCGCCGAAGATGAGCGCCTGTCCCAGCTGGAGCAGGAACACCAGGATGCGCTGGCCCGTGCCCGCGCCGAAGGAATAGCCGCCGGCCGCTCGGACTCCAAGGTGACTCCGATCAAGTCCAGCGCCCAGCCAGCACCTGCCAAGCCAGCCAAGGCCGCAACCGCACAGCCAGGCGAAGACAAGGCACCATTGTTCGACGACATGGCCAAGCGCCTTTCCCGCCCATAA
- a CDS encoding DDE-type integrase/transposase/recombinase — MDHSFATAWDEGLMLASRRAWWRIAAALEEQMLRPKVPTRKQNRTTRGQKPVLKATGPGQIWSWDITDLYSPYKNRVFKAYSIIDIFSRQIVGYRVEEREADHLAVEMFQDAFKTYGVPHVVHADSGPAMKSNALKDALEAKGVELSHNRPYVSNDNPFSESGFRTMKYRPDYPKVFSALADARAYLDGYVPWYNGQHKHSGIALFSPAQVHDGSWEHVWQVRQQALEDYYRLHPARFHYRPVTPAPAGVVGINLPSEEAGVALQAA, encoded by the coding sequence GTGGACCATTCCTTTGCCACAGCCTGGGATGAAGGACTCATGCTCGCCTCGCGGCGCGCATGGTGGCGTATTGCCGCAGCGCTCGAAGAGCAGATGCTCCGCCCGAAGGTGCCCACCCGAAAACAAAACCGCACAACACGAGGACAAAAGCCTGTGTTGAAAGCCACCGGTCCTGGGCAGATCTGGTCGTGGGACATTACCGACTTGTATTCGCCGTATAAGAACCGCGTGTTCAAGGCCTATTCGATCATCGATATTTTCTCCCGGCAGATCGTCGGGTACCGGGTGGAGGAGCGCGAAGCGGATCATCTGGCCGTGGAGATGTTCCAAGACGCTTTCAAAACCTACGGCGTGCCCCATGTAGTACATGCCGATTCTGGGCCGGCCATGAAGTCCAATGCCTTGAAAGACGCGTTGGAGGCCAAAGGTGTTGAGCTGAGCCATAACCGGCCCTACGTATCGAATGACAACCCGTTCAGTGAGTCCGGATTCAGGACGATGAAGTATCGTCCCGATTATCCAAAAGTATTCTCCGCGCTTGCCGATGCGCGAGCCTATTTGGATGGGTACGTGCCGTGGTACAACGGGCAGCACAAGCATTCGGGGATTGCTTTGTTCTCTCCGGCGCAGGTCCACGACGGGTCTTGGGAGCATGTTTGGCAGGTGCGGCAGCAGGCATTGGAGGATTATTACCGGTTGCATCCGGCACGTTTTCATTACCGTCCGGTGACGCCTGCGCCTGCGGGGGTCGTGGGGATTAACCTGCCGTCAGAAGAGGCGGGTGTTGCGTTGCAGGCAGCTTAG
- a CDS encoding DUF3099 domain-containing protein, which translates to MGADPTVQSEVFYMSSQPTNHGSNRPEVHRITEARQSHTSERDIRVRKYTISMTVRLICFILAFFVDGWLRWVFLAGAIVLPYIAVVIANGGADLTKREPPAEFYKTPDARPIAAPEQTAPQEAQDPEVIDGNFIDDDASGPPTTSAPKED; encoded by the coding sequence ATGGGAGCAGATCCCACAGTGCAAAGCGAAGTCTTCTACATGTCCTCTCAGCCCACGAATCACGGTTCTAACCGGCCGGAAGTTCACCGCATCACCGAAGCTCGGCAGTCGCATACCTCCGAGCGCGATATACGTGTGCGCAAATACACGATTTCAATGACGGTGCGCCTGATCTGCTTCATCCTCGCCTTCTTCGTCGACGGCTGGCTGCGCTGGGTCTTCCTGGCCGGGGCCATCGTGCTTCCCTACATTGCAGTGGTCATCGCCAACGGCGGAGCAGATCTGACCAAGCGTGAACCGCCTGCCGAGTTCTACAAGACTCCCGATGCCCGGCCTATTGCCGCTCCGGAGCAAACTGCACCGCAAGAGGCCCAGGATCCTGAGGTCATCGACGGAAACTTCATCGATGACGATGCCTCGGGCCCACCGACTACTTCTGCGCCCAAGGAGGACTAG
- the orn gene encoding oligoribonuclease has product MASNSEKIVWIDCEMTGLDLVNDALIEVAVLITDSDLQIVDEGIQVVIKPEPAALAQMDDFVRNMHMVSGLLPELENGIAMDEAQRLVIDYIKKHVPEPNKALLGGNSVGTDKNFLARDMPEVIEHLHYRIIDVSTLKELSRRWFPKAHYSAPAKTGNHRALGDIQDSINELRYYRDAIMVPAPGPTSDEARKIATEISQNAG; this is encoded by the coding sequence GTGGCTAGTAATTCAGAAAAAATTGTATGGATCGATTGCGAGATGACCGGATTGGATCTGGTTAATGACGCATTGATCGAAGTAGCAGTACTCATTACCGACTCGGATCTTCAGATCGTCGATGAAGGCATTCAGGTAGTCATCAAGCCTGAGCCGGCAGCACTGGCGCAGATGGATGATTTCGTTCGCAACATGCACATGGTCAGCGGCTTGCTGCCCGAGCTGGAGAACGGCATCGCCATGGATGAAGCGCAGCGCTTGGTGATCGACTACATCAAGAAGCACGTTCCGGAACCCAACAAGGCATTGCTGGGCGGCAACTCGGTAGGCACCGACAAGAACTTCTTGGCACGCGATATGCCTGAGGTCATCGAGCACCTGCACTACCGAATTATCGATGTGTCGACCTTGAAGGAACTGAGCCGCCGCTGGTTCCCGAAGGCGCACTACAGCGCACCAGCTAAGACCGGAAACCACCGGGCGCTCGGTGACATCCAGGATTCGATCAATGAGCTTCGCTACTACCGCGATGCCATCATGGTTCCGGCTCCGGGCCCAACCTCCGATGAGGCCCGGAAGATCGCCACGGAGATCAGCCAGAACGCCGGCTAG
- the mptB gene encoding polyprenol phosphomannose-dependent alpha 1,6 mannosyltransferase MptB — protein sequence MSASKPAVSSPPYAGVNRTILSGVIGSSLILFGSFGTGWLASVSPLNRDPFFIMLRTEPAGVITCVVLLALGCWILFRSWWRLGQKLKGWGEGSLTVVRKAVWLWSIPMLVTLPIMSRDVFAYIGQGRLVDAGQDPYVDGISSLNNWFQLGTDTMWAQDGTPYGPLYLSIEWLVVNIVGGSTDVAILVFRAIAFIGVLLCLHFVPKLAELHAVPGAKATWMTVVNPLFLVNFVASAHNDSLMTGLAVWSVYLACKRYGFWAIVVLAASVGVKPITLVLLPFIGLLWAGPEAKWPRRILYWFYTGMLFLALMTFVGWLNGYWFGWLSVMLNYTGAGFSIYAPLGLATIGIQNIFNSFGLESGGVLDVVKTAGRLVGVAIAFILMFRGKYSHLVQRMAIAFAAIVVLSPVIQPWYLLWLLPFFAVTGLRDDWQMLWLHLTTIFFLAYQAADQIFVWQFLQESLVPRIQMISWCISIACAVYLVFFDPKTKNICPDLLSSTNWLKRTKEA from the coding sequence GTGTCAGCCAGCAAGCCAGCAGTGAGCTCTCCGCCCTACGCTGGAGTGAATAGGACCATTCTCAGCGGCGTCATCGGCTCATCCCTGATCCTCTTCGGGTCCTTCGGCACAGGTTGGCTGGCCAGCGTATCCCCGCTGAACCGCGACCCTTTCTTCATCATGCTGCGCACCGAACCAGCAGGCGTGATCACTTGCGTCGTCCTGCTGGCACTGGGCTGCTGGATCCTCTTCCGTTCCTGGTGGCGTCTGGGACAGAAGCTCAAAGGCTGGGGCGAAGGCTCGCTGACGGTGGTGCGCAAGGCAGTCTGGCTGTGGAGCATCCCGATGCTGGTCACCTTGCCGATCATGAGCCGCGACGTCTTTGCCTACATTGGCCAGGGCCGGTTGGTAGATGCCGGACAGGATCCCTATGTAGACGGAATATCCTCGCTGAACAACTGGTTCCAGCTGGGAACCGACACCATGTGGGCCCAGGACGGAACTCCCTACGGCCCGCTGTACCTGAGCATTGAATGGCTTGTAGTCAATATTGTTGGAGGCTCCACCGATGTGGCCATCCTGGTCTTCCGCGCCATTGCCTTCATCGGCGTGCTACTCTGCCTGCATTTCGTGCCGAAGCTGGCCGAACTGCATGCCGTGCCAGGGGCCAAGGCCACGTGGATGACCGTGGTCAACCCGCTGTTCCTGGTGAACTTTGTCGCCAGCGCCCACAACGACTCGCTGATGACCGGACTGGCCGTATGGTCGGTCTACCTGGCGTGCAAACGCTACGGCTTCTGGGCCATTGTCGTGCTCGCAGCCTCGGTAGGCGTCAAGCCAATCACCTTGGTGCTGCTGCCATTCATCGGCCTGCTCTGGGCCGGCCCTGAGGCAAAATGGCCGCGCCGGATCCTGTACTGGTTCTACACCGGCATGCTCTTCCTGGCCTTGATGACTTTCGTAGGCTGGCTCAACGGCTACTGGTTCGGCTGGCTCTCGGTCATGCTCAACTACACCGGTGCCGGTTTCTCGATCTACGCACCACTGGGCCTGGCGACTATTGGCATCCAGAACATCTTCAATTCCTTCGGACTGGAATCCGGCGGCGTGCTCGACGTGGTCAAGACCGCTGGCCGTTTGGTCGGTGTGGCCATCGCCTTCATCTTGATGTTCCGCGGAAAGTATTCGCACCTGGTCCAGCGCATGGCCATCGCCTTCGCCGCAATTGTCGTGCTCTCTCCAGTGATCCAGCCGTGGTACCTGCTGTGGCTGCTGCCGTTCTTCGCAGTCACCGGCCTGCGCGATGACTGGCAGATGCTCTGGCTGCATCTGACAACGATCTTCTTCCTGGCCTATCAGGCCGCCGACCAGATCTTCGTCTGGCAGTTCCTGCAGGAGTCCTTGGTGCCGCGGATCCAGATGATCTCCTGGTGCATTTCCATCGCCTGCGCCGTATACCTGGTCTTCTTCGATCCCAAGACCAAGAACATCTGCCCTGACCTGCTCAGCTCGACCAACTGGCTGAAGAGAACCAAGGAAGCCTAG
- a CDS encoding ABC-F family ATP-binding cassette domain-containing protein encodes MISVANLELRVGARLLMDEVNFRIDKGDKIGLVGRNGAGKTTMTKVLAGETQPAAGEVTFKGSIGYLPQDPKTPDMEQLARNRILGARGLDVVVTKLAQNREEMASEDPAVSAKAMRRYDRLEAEFIAAGGYAAESEAAAICANLDLPDRILDQPLRTLSGGQRRRVELARILYSDAETLLLDEPTNHLDVDSIMWLRDFIKNYAGGVLMISHDTGLMESTVNKVLNLDANRGVVDVYNMNWKRYKLQRETDERARKRERANIEKKASVLLTQANKMKARASGASAAQSMLKRVDRMLSGLQEERASDKVAALRFPDPAPCGKTPLMAEGLSKAYGSLEIFNDVSLAIDRGSKVVILGLNGAGKTTLLRMLAGVSEPDTGKIIPGHGLKIGYFAQEHDTLDPEASVLDNMRRNAPDHLNDADVRSILGSFLFVGDDVTKPAGVLSGGEKTRLALATIVASSANVLLLDEPTNNLDPASRAEVLGALSTFPGAVVMVSHDEGAVMSLQPERVVILPDGDEDLFSEDYLELVSLT; translated from the coding sequence ATGATTTCCGTAGCCAACCTTGAGCTACGCGTCGGCGCCCGCCTGCTGATGGACGAAGTAAACTTCCGCATCGACAAGGGCGACAAGATCGGACTGGTGGGACGCAACGGTGCCGGCAAGACGACGATGACCAAGGTCCTCGCCGGCGAGACGCAGCCGGCCGCGGGCGAAGTGACTTTCAAGGGCTCCATCGGCTACCTGCCGCAAGACCCCAAGACTCCGGACATGGAGCAGCTTGCGCGCAACCGCATCCTCGGCGCCCGTGGCCTGGATGTCGTCGTCACCAAGCTGGCCCAGAACCGCGAGGAAATGGCCAGCGAAGACCCGGCCGTCTCGGCCAAGGCCATGCGCCGCTATGACCGTCTGGAAGCAGAATTCATCGCTGCCGGCGGCTATGCTGCGGAATCCGAAGCAGCAGCTATCTGCGCCAACCTGGATCTGCCGGACCGCATCCTGGACCAGCCGCTGCGTACCCTTTCGGGTGGCCAGCGCCGTCGTGTGGAGCTGGCCCGCATCCTCTACTCGGATGCCGAGACCCTGCTGCTCGATGAGCCGACTAACCACTTGGACGTTGACTCGATCATGTGGCTGCGCGACTTCATCAAGAACTACGCCGGCGGCGTGCTGATGATCAGCCACGACACCGGACTGATGGAATCCACCGTGAACAAGGTGCTTAACCTGGACGCCAACCGCGGCGTGGTGGATGTCTACAACATGAACTGGAAGCGCTACAAGCTGCAGCGCGAAACCGATGAGCGTGCCCGCAAGCGCGAGCGTGCCAACATCGAGAAGAAGGCTTCGGTTCTGCTGACCCAGGCCAACAAGATGAAGGCCCGTGCTTCGGGTGCTTCGGCGGCCCAGTCCATGCTCAAGCGCGTGGACCGCATGCTTTCGGGTCTGCAGGAAGAGCGTGCCTCCGATAAGGTCGCGGCTCTGCGCTTCCCGGATCCGGCTCCTTGTGGCAAGACTCCGCTGATGGCAGAGGGCCTGTCCAAGGCCTACGGCTCGCTGGAAATCTTCAACGATGTGTCGCTGGCTATCGACCGCGGTTCCAAGGTAGTGATCCTGGGCCTGAACGGTGCCGGTAAGACCACCTTGCTGCGCATGCTGGCCGGAGTTTCCGAGCCCGATACCGGCAAGATCATTCCCGGCCACGGCCTGAAGATCGGCTACTTCGCGCAGGAACACGACACGCTGGATCCCGAGGCTTCGGTGCTCGATAACATGCGCCGCAACGCGCCGGATCACCTGAACGACGCAGATGTGCGTTCGATCCTCGGCTCCTTCCTGTTCGTTGGCGATGACGTCACCAAGCCTGCCGGTGTGCTCTCCGGCGGTGAGAAGACCCGTCTGGCTTTGGCCACCATCGTGGCTTCCAGCGCCAACGTGCTGCTGCTCGACGAGCCGACTAACAACCTGGACCCGGCCTCGCGCGCCGAGGTGCTCGGCGCACTGTCCACCTTCCCGGGCGCGGTAGTCATGGTGTCCCACGATGAGGGCGCAGTGATGTCGTTGCAGCCTGAACGCGTGGTCATCTTGCCTGATGGCGACGAGGACCTGTTCAGCGAGGATTACCTTGAATTGGTTTCGCTGACCTAA
- a CDS encoding SURF1 family cytochrome oxidase biogenesis protein yields the protein MYRFLASTRWVGWLVLVAIFAAACISLGNWQSDRRTEVLEGIERVNRNYFAEPVTGKQALENFEHLDEQKIWITAELTGEYLAEDTMIVRNRIKAGRPGYEVLVPFKTEQGTTVIVDRGYLPIGNKEGGHPDTVPAPPTGKVNVDVRMKPAEIRLDRGAPEGQLASIQLEDYAKHLDYPIAQGAYGLMYEEDPAPATSPLQLDAPDMDEGPHLSYEIQWYIFGVLAFVGFWYAARQQKKLNAEDAAERAEAEALGLEEPMHKVRKIRIKADKKVRRDGTLTDEAIEDALLDQAENTPGGHKQQ from the coding sequence ATGTACCGTTTTCTGGCAAGTACCCGTTGGGTCGGCTGGCTTGTCCTGGTGGCGATCTTCGCCGCCGCGTGCATCAGCTTGGGCAACTGGCAGTCCGACCGGCGTACTGAAGTTCTTGAAGGCATCGAGCGGGTCAACCGCAACTACTTCGCCGAACCGGTCACCGGCAAGCAGGCGCTGGAGAACTTCGAGCACCTCGATGAGCAGAAGATCTGGATCACAGCGGAACTGACCGGCGAATATCTTGCCGAAGACACCATGATCGTGCGCAACCGGATCAAGGCCGGACGTCCTGGCTACGAGGTGCTGGTCCCGTTCAAGACCGAGCAGGGAACAACGGTCATCGTGGACCGCGGATACCTGCCCATCGGCAATAAGGAAGGCGGGCACCCCGATACGGTTCCCGCTCCCCCAACTGGCAAAGTGAACGTCGATGTGCGCATGAAGCCAGCGGAGATCCGCTTGGACCGCGGTGCACCTGAGGGCCAGCTGGCTTCCATCCAGCTTGAGGACTACGCCAAGCACCTGGACTACCCGATCGCCCAGGGCGCCTACGGCCTGATGTACGAAGAGGATCCGGCACCGGCCACCTCTCCGCTGCAGCTTGATGCTCCGGATATGGACGAGGGTCCGCACCTGTCCTATGAGATCCAGTGGTACATCTTCGGTGTGCTGGCATTCGTAGGCTTCTGGTATGCCGCCCGCCAGCAGAAGAAGCTGAACGCCGAGGATGCCGCCGAACGGGCTGAGGCCGAAGCGCTGGGCCTGGAAGAGCCGATGCACAAGGTGCGCAAGATCCGCATCAAGGCAGATAAGAAGGTCCGCCGAGACGGCACGCTGACCGATGAGGCCATCGAAGATGCGTTGCTGGACCAGGCGGAAAACACGCCAGGTGGACATAAGCAGCAGTAG
- a CDS encoding GTP pyrophosphokinase produces the protein MMDPAQGQEHDEFSEQIAAAVEQYKSVTGELNTVMSAMKAKIRRLFANSEVQPLFITGRVKSPQSFAAKASRQLKENSETAPVLEFPNPLREIHDMVGIRIIVMLPHEIQQVASLIKSHRDSFDCRSDREKDIGSVESGTYGYSSRHLLLKTRSEPIVRKFQEALGKPVVASGNFVFEVQIRTVLQHAWSEMEHDIRFKHPGEAAWNPQIDRHFTATAAMLETVEDYFTDIDELYHRLNGYHDQQGAGSEPLTGEKIGEIWQTLLPHVDRKRDDDWSWAAELLGSHGIDQTWQLAQLLDANVVTDVRAALDHRYSPGPDRLLDDVLLWRFGKDHIDKTSGGDLRREASLRRRLIQMMDYRSQPSTK, from the coding sequence ATGATGGATCCAGCTCAGGGCCAGGAACACGACGAATTTTCCGAACAGATTGCGGCCGCCGTTGAGCAGTACAAGTCTGTTACCGGCGAGCTGAATACCGTCATGTCGGCCATGAAAGCGAAGATCCGAAGGTTGTTTGCCAACTCCGAGGTGCAACCGCTATTCATCACCGGCCGGGTGAAATCCCCGCAGTCCTTTGCGGCCAAGGCCTCGCGCCAGCTGAAAGAGAATTCCGAGACCGCACCGGTCTTGGAATTCCCCAATCCGCTACGCGAAATCCATGACATGGTGGGCATTCGGATCATCGTGATGCTGCCCCATGAAATCCAGCAGGTGGCCAGCCTGATCAAGTCGCACCGCGACTCCTTCGACTGCCGCAGCGACCGCGAGAAGGATATCGGTTCGGTGGAGTCCGGAACCTACGGCTACTCCTCGCGCCACCTGCTGCTCAAGACCCGCAGCGAACCAATCGTGCGCAAGTTCCAAGAAGCCTTGGGCAAGCCCGTGGTCGCCAGCGGCAATTTCGTCTTCGAAGTGCAGATCCGCACCGTGCTGCAGCATGCCTGGTCCGAAATGGAACACGACATCCGCTTCAAGCATCCTGGCGAAGCAGCCTGGAACCCGCAGATCGACCGGCATTTCACCGCCACCGCGGCGATGCTGGAAACCGTGGAAGACTATTTCACCGATATCGACGAGCTGTACCACCGCCTGAACGGCTACCACGACCAGCAGGGTGCTGGATCCGAGCCGTTGACCGGCGAGAAGATCGGCGAAATCTGGCAGACGCTGCTGCCGCACGTTGACCGCAAGCGCGATGACGATTGGTCCTGGGCCGCCGAGCTGCTCGGCTCCCATGGCATCGACCAGACCTGGCAGCTGGCGCAGCTGCTGGACGCGAACGTGGTCACCGATGTGCGTGCCGCCTTGGACCACCGCTACTCGCCGGGTCCGGACCGGTTGCTTGACGACGTGCTGCTCTGGCGCTTCGGCAAGGACCACATCGACAAGACCAGCGGCGGGGACCTGCGCCGCGAAGCTTCCTTGCGCCGCCGCCTGATCCAGATGATGGACTACCGCTCGCAACCCAGCACCAAATAA